A window of Vibrio gazogenes genomic DNA:
AGATCGATGCTTCAAAAATCAGCTCAGTTTCAACGTTTAAATCTGGGATGAGTGCTTGTGTCTGCGTACTTGGAGTTGCATGGTTAGGTGATACCTTTGTTTCCGGCCATATCAACGAGATTAAAGCATTGTCTGCGCATATTCTTGAGCAATATCCGTGGATGCTGGCGATTACATTGTTCTTTGCATCAATGCTTCTTTATTCACAAGGTGCGACAACCACTGCGTTGATGCCCGCTGCGTTGGCCATCGGAGTTGCACCGTTGACAGCTGTTGCTTCTTTTGCTGCTGTGAGCGCGCTCTTTGTTCTGCCAACTTATCCAACATTATTGGCGGCAGTGGAGATGGATGATACGGGTTCGACCCGAATCGGTAGCTATGTCTTCAACCATCCGTTCTTTATCCCGGGTGTGGTGACCATCACTTCAGCAGTGACGTTCGGATTTATCTTTGGTGGTATGATTCTGTAATAGTGTGGTTGGTTGTATCTGAAGGGGGGGGAAGCTTATGCCGCTTCCCCTTTTTTAATGGGTTTAATATTAAATAGGCTTCATGTGGGCAATGACTGTCCCGATGATCTGACAGTTGCCATTGATGGATAAAAACCGCAGCTCTGGCGGATAAGAAGGATTGAGTGCCTTCAGATATTTTTTATTATCAATGACTTGTATCTGCTTGAATGTTGCTTCTGCTGAATCGGTCAGCATCGCAATGACGAACTTGTTGTGTTCTGGCTCGACGAGATTCGGATCAATAAAGATCAGATCGTTTTCTTCAAATCTTGGCTCCATCGAGTCTCCCCGAACCCGAAGAATATAAGTGCCGGGGCCACTGTGTACCGGGCAAGGATAATATTCATATTCGTCTGGTGCATACGGAGTGACGGCTTCAGAAAAATCACCGGCTTTGACCCAAGAAATCACCGGACACATGGTTGAAACGGCAG
This region includes:
- a CDS encoding LexA family protein, which codes for MIVELGERLKARRESLGLTQDMLTARVKEIDSSLSLNRITISQIENGIQSSMKDRLLLAMSKALECSPEWIVYGTNSANAEYAETASQANVSHGPAVSTMCPVISWVKAGDFSEAVTPYAPDEYEYYPCPVHSGPGTYILRVRGDSMEPRFEENDLIFIDPNLVEPEHNKFVIAMLTDSAEATFKQIQVIDNKKYLKALNPSYPPELRFLSINGNCQIIGTVIAHMKPI